The genome window AACAACTCTTGTAAATTTATAAAATGCGTTTCCAACTGGAACCATCCGAATTTTCATAATAATACTTTGAACTTCATTCATGTGTCTGCCAAAAAGCAAAACACTTTCACTCATCGAATGTCCTAATTCACTATTTCCATTTCCACGTAATTCTTCTTCTATTCGAGCAAAACGTGTTCTATCAATAACCAATTCACCAACTAAATTAACAAGACTATCAAGACGCTTTAAGTCAACACGGATTGTTCCACCAGCTTCATCAGCTTTTTTCTCTTCTGGTTTCTTTTTATCTTTGTCACCAGCAGGCTTTGCAGCTGCTGGCGCAGCAGGTGTGGCGGGGGCAGCTGGCGCGGCGGGTGCAGCAGGGGCAGCTGGCGTGGCGGGTGCAGCAGGTGCGGCCGGAGTTCCTCCCTCAGCTTTTTTGGCAGGAGCCCCACCGGTACCCAAAACCGCTAATCTTAATTTTGAAAGAGCATCGTTTATTGGCATTTCTGATGATTGATTTTTTTTAATGGACTCAAACATAATACGAATTCTATCTAAACCAAAAAATAAACCATCCATTAAAGCAGGAGAAACTTTTAAAGTTCCCTTGCGTATTCTATCAAATAAATTCTCCATTTTATGGGTTAATTTTTCAATTGCACGAAACCCGAACATTCCAGAAGTACCTTTAATAGTATGAGCACTTCTAAAAATACTTTCAACCGCATCTTTACTTTCGGGATTTCCTTCCAACTCAAGCATTGAATTACTTAAATTTTCAATGAGTTCATCAGCATTTGATAAGAAATCTTGCAACATTTCAGGATCAAGATCAGGTTTTTCAAAGCCATCTCCACCAGCAAGATTTTTGGTATCAAAATCTTCTTCTGGCTCCTCTTCTTCACCTCCTCCATGCCCACCACCTCCTGCAGCTGCAGGTGCAGGTGCAGCGGCTGGGGGAGCAGAAGAAGCTTCTTTAGCAGGTTCAGCAGCAGCAGGCGCATCACCTCCTCCCGCAAAAACAAGAGAATCCCAAGGAGGTCCTAATTTTTTTAAACAGCTAGGATCTTTTTTGTCTAAATCTACAACGTCTGCTTCAACAACTCCTTTCAAAGTTGCTGCTTCAAGTTCAGCTGCAAATACTATCAGAGCATGTTCACCTGATACCCGAAAAACTATAAAGTCACCAACTCGGGATATATTATCTGCATGTTTTCCTGATTTTAGCTCATCTATTGACTTATAACTGCCATCTTTAAGGTGGACAGCAAAGACCTTTTCAGTCCTAGTAGAAAATTTTTGAAAAGCAGCATTTTCTTCAGCGGAAAAAGCTCCGGCTTCTAAATTGCCTGTTGGCGCAGAACTGTTACCTGCTGGGGCACTGGAAGGAGCAGGAGTTCCGCCATTTTTCACAATATCAGATTTAGCATGAAACTCATGCACAAGCCTTTCCGCCTCCATCAACACATCAGGATCAATTGGCTTTGGATACGCTTTGTATACTTGTTCAAAAACATTTTGTGCATCTGAGACTAATTCAATTATTTCTTTTGTTAATTTAACCTTTTCAGAACGAACAAATTCAATATAATCTTCAACTGCATGCGCCATAGCAACCATCTCTAAAAGATTTGCCATTTGCGACAAACCTTTCAGAGTATGCAGTGTTCTAAATAATTCTTGACTTTCTTCGAGTGGGACATCTTCATTCGCAATTAAATGCTCTTGAAATCCTTGGCATAAGGTTGCCAAGCGTTCGTATAATTCGGTTGCTTCATTCTTCAACTCTTCAGCTAGGTTTGAATCAGATTGTTCCGGTGAACGAAGCTCAGGTATGCTTTTTAGGAAAAACACACTATCCCCCAAAAAAAGTACGTTAATTGTGATAAATGAGGTATGACTTACTAGGTATTTTAATCGCATTAACTGCGTCTGTATTTTTTTTAGAGTTAAGGATTTGGCGGTTTTTATGAATAGCAAACAAAAAAATAAATTAATTTTAGCAAGTGGATCACCAAGAAGAAAAGAAATGCTAACTGCAAGTGGATTAGAGTTTTTAGTAATTCCAGCTAATATAGATGAAATTCCAAAAACAAATGAATCAGGGAAAGACTATGTGAAGAGAAATGCATTTGAAAAAGCATTAGCAGTAACTAAACAAGTATCACCGAATGATATAATACTTAGTGCTGATACTATTGTTGTTACTAAAAATGATGTCATTTTAGAAAAACCACTATCAGAAGAACATGCAGAAAATATGCTCAAAATGTTATCAAATGAATCTCATTTAGTATATACAGGCTATACCCTAATGCAAAATGGAACAGAACTAATTTCTAGAGTTATTGAAACTATTGTAACATTTCGGAAAATATCAGCGGATGAAATTCAAGCTTATATTGCAAGTAAAGAACCTTTCGACAAAGCTGGCGGTTATGGTATTCAAGGTAAGGCAATGGGTTTTGTTACCAATGTCAATGGAAGCTACACAAATGTAATAGGTTTACCACTTGCAGAAGTTTTAGTCGATCTCACAAATTTTGCAGGTATAAAACCTTTTGCAATTAAGTAATTTGTGAGGAAATAATTAACATGAATAATTTCATTGAAAGTAATTTAAATAATTTCAAAACAAATCTGACTAATATTGCCACCAAATATAAAAGAAATATCGATGAAATTACTATTATAGCTGTCAGTAAATATCAAGATTGTAATAAAATAAATTCTGCTTATTCAAGTGGACAAATAAATTTTGGAGAAAATTATATCCAAGAGTGGCAAGAAAAAGTAAAATTTTTTCAAAACAGTTTACCAAATTTAAAATGGCACTTAATAGGAAATTTACAAAAAAATAAAGCAAAGTATTTAACCGATAAAGTTTTTTGTCTTCAATCATTAGACAGTATAGATCTGGCAAAAGAAATTGAGAAAAAAGGAAAATTTGAACAGAAATTAAAAGTTCTAATTCAACTCCAAATTGATAAAAATGATCAAAATAAATCAGGAATAACAATTGAACAAGCAAAATTATTACGTGATTATATTTGGAAAAGTTCTAAAATAAGTTTTGCAGGTTTCATGGGTATTGGCCCTCTCGATATAGAAATAAATAAAAGAAAAGAACTCTACTATTCATTTATTGACAATGCATACAATCTCTGGAAGGAAACAAACTCAATTAATACACAACCAATTTTATCTTTAGGAATGTCCTCTGATTATGAAACTGCAATTGAATGTGGGAGTAATATGTTAAGAATTGGTACTGCAATTTTTGGTGAAAGAAATAAAAACTAATTTTCATTGAAAATATATAATTAAATTTATTCTTTTTGAACTTTTTTGCCAAATTCTATCGAAACCCCTATAATTCCATCTAGCATTTGCAATTTTTGATTAGTTAACGAAGTTGTTTGTTGACCATATGTATAATTGATTTCTAAATAAAAATTAATAATATTGATTGACTTATTAAGATTTATTCCATATTCAAATAAATTCCATCTAGAAACTGCATATGTATTGGTATTCGTAGGATAAAAATGTAAAAACATAAGATGAGAATTTAAATTCAATTCATAAGGTAAATCAAGCATGGCATATAATCTTCCACCAAGACCATATTGTTGGACAGGATCAAGATATAAATTATATTGAGAAATATTATTACTAGAACCAATATTTGTTACTGCCGAACTTCTGGAATAAACAAAATATCTATTTTGACCTACAATGCCTAAATTAAAATAGTCTAAAAAATTGTAATTTAAACTTGCTTCAAAATTTCCAATATTTACTTTATTTGTCATTAAATTTATATTAGTAAAAGGTTTAAATGAAATTGATTGAATGCGTCCATTAATATTTGCGTAAAAATCATTTGTAAAATATTGTGACCATCCAAAATTTGCTCCGTATGCAACATGACTTATGAGAGTCGCATTGGAGTTGTTCAAGCGGTCATAAATATCAAGACGTTCATAAGTTTGCATCAAGCCCGCATAGAATTTTGAATGAATATCTAGAACTTTTTCTTCATTTATTTCTTTACTTTCGTCTTTATTTTCATTTTTATTTTCAGCTTCAAGCTTACTTTCATTTGTTATTTTAGAATGAAAATCGTTTAAATTTGACTTCTCTAAATTGTTTATAGTTTCAAAATTTTTCATACAAAATTCAATATTCTGTATTTTTATATAAATTACTTCATTTGGATATATTAAATTTCCTTTAGATTCATGATTTAATATTTGTGGATTAAGTTTGAGAGTTTCATTTAATGCAGTCTGTAGATCTAAATTATGAAAATGTTTGAGTTTTTTTAAAATTGAGAATAAAGTATCTTGCTTATTAACTACATATGAAATTATATTAGATTGGTTTTTTGCATTGTAATTCAAATTTTTAATTTTCAAAATTTCATTAGGGTAGATTAAATTTGGATCTTGAGAAGTTAATTTATTTAATCGTAACGTTTCTTTTAATGAACCATTTTCACCATAGACAGGATAATTTTTATAAGTTCTTAAAATATTAATTAAATTTTCATTTTTTTGTACTTTGTGTAAACAAATACTTTCTTTTGCATATATCTTAGAGTATATTAATAATATTAATATTATTTTTAATATTTTACTAATAATCATTTTTTTTCCATTTAATTACCAGATATTTATCGAAACTTATTAGAAATTATTTAGATGGGTTAAAATTACATAATTTAATTACTTTAAATTATAGTTATGTAGAATCTTCTTCAATTTTAGGAATAATTAGAATGCAAAATTTACCTAGAGTGTTTTTATATTTAGTTAAATATTTGAGAATACACCCTAATTATTTTTAAAAAGAAAAGAATCACTATGAATGTCTTGAGAATTTGCTCCTTGTAAAAAAACTAATTCTTTCGCAGCTTTTACAAAAGTTGAATCTCCACAAATATAAACTTTCCAATTTTCTAAATCCACATAATTTTCTTCAATAAAATTTAATACATTACTATTTTTTGCACTATTAAGGCAACAGGAAAATAAATTAAAATCATTATGAATCAATTTTAACTCATTAAGAAAATTATTTGCATATAATGATTTTTCATTAACACCACCTTGTACAAAATGTATTGCTTTCTGGTGATTTTGGAAAATAGCCTGCCTACATATACCTAGTAGTGGCGCTACTCCAGTACTAATTCCTAAAAAAAGCATAGGCTTATTTAGAGCATCGGAGGTAAAAAAACAACTCCCTAAAGCTTGTGAAATATAAATTTCATTTCCAACATTTAATTCATTAAATATCCAATTAGACATTTCACCAGTTAAAAAATGTTTAATATGTAATTCTATTTCATTTTTGTCATCACATAAATTTGCTATAGAGTAACTTCTCAAGCAGTTTGTATCTTTATAAATGTTTAAAAACTGTCCCGGATAAAAAGAATAATCTTTAGGTTTTTCTAACTTTAAAAGAATTACTTCATTATTTATTAATTTTTTCTGCAAAATTTTAGTTGAATACTTTTTGCTTTCTTCACCACACTTTTTAATCGAAATATCTTCTTCAGGAAAACAAAGACATGATAAAAATTTTTTTTGCAATTTATCGGCTTCTGACAAGCCAATTTGACTTTTTTGGGGCGGAGTTCCAGTATTAAATTCCAAGATACAACTTTGACATAAACCGCTTTTACAAAAATAATTAATATCTTCATTATTTTGAATTAATAAATCTAATACGCTTTGTTCCGGAGAAATCTGATAATTATTGCTATTAAATTTAACCATTGGCATGATAAATTTACCTTTCAAATACGCCCTAAAACAGCATCCCTTGCAGCTTCTGCTTTAGCCATGATGTCATTCATAATTTCTGAAGATAATTGAAGTTCTTCAAGGGTTTCTTTTAAGTGATTTGCAACCGCATTAAAATGCGAGTCATTTAAGCCTCTTTTAACCAAATGGGCATGCCCCAAAGTAAGATCTTTTCCAGAATACAAATTTGGTCCACCAAACAACAGAGTAAAAAAAGCTTTTTGTTTTTTTATCTGGAGATTCATATCAATATCAGTAAAAAAATGTTTAATGAGCGGATCTTTAAGGATTTTGCGATAGAAGATTTGGACCGCCTTTTCCATAGCCGCTTCACGACCCACTAGTTCATAGTAACTTGTCATAACATCTCCTTTTTACTAATGTTTCCTTTAAAAACAGGAATATTTTTAAAGCTGTATTTAAAATACATCTTTAAAAATATTCCGCAAGTGCCGAAGGAAATTTTGTCAAACAATATGACAATGCAATAAAAATTAGCATTAAATTTTCTAGATTTGTAATTAAACTATTATGTAACTATCAGTGACTATTAACAAATTAAAATATTTAAAGATAAAGTTTTCTATAAAAAATAGAAATTTTAATTTAATTATTTTAAAATATATCTGTAAATTTTCCTTACAAATTTTCAATAATAATTATTTAATTGACCAAATACTCTTTATAAATAATGACTAATATCTCCTATTTTTAATAATTAGGAGGACTATTTTTAAGGAGAATCTATGATTACTAAAATTTTCTTAGCTATTATTTTGTCTATATCATTACCCTCAATTGCATTATCTGAAGAAAAAAACTTAGATATTTACATGGATGGTAGTTACAAAATGCTTAAAGCAAAAAGTAATGACATAGATTTTTCTGGTGCAGGGATTGGAGCTGGTACTTTATATACTTTTCCAACCTCTACAAATATAAAACCCGTTATAGGGGCTTACTTTGATTACAATGCCACAGGGTCAAATTCCACATTTATTGTTTTTGATCACTTCAATTATGCAAGCGCAGTGCTTAATTTAGGCGCAAAATACAAAATAAATTCATTTTCCCTATTTCTTCTTAGCAACTTTGGCTATGCCTACTATAACGATTATGGATTAGACAATGCTTTTATGAATACTAACTTAATTACTTATGAAATAAAAGATCACTATTTTGTTGGAGGCTCTCTTCTAGGGAGCTATGCTTTTGGGGATGTTTTTAGTATGGGCCTAAAAACTACTGCCAACTATCATGTATTAAATAAAAAGCTAAAAATAGATGGGCCAATTCAATTTAACGACAACTCAAATGGGAAACAAACTTACTTAGAAACTGGTATTGGTCTAGTTCTGCTATGGTCAATATAGTATTAACAACATAAAATCTATTTCAAATTACTAAATTTTTTTTATTTGAAATTGCTATAGTTTTAGAATATAAAAGCACTCTTTCATTTATTGAAGGAGGGTTTTTGCAATTAACTTTACAAAGTGATTACACTTTAAGAGTATTAATATACATCTCTTATCATCAAGAAAAAATTGTAACTATTGATCAAATAGCTGATTTTTATGAAATTTCAGCTCACCATTTGACACGTATTATTCACAAATTAGGTGAACTAGGTTACATAACCACAATTCGAGGAAAAGGTGGCGGATTTCTTCTTGCCAAAAAACCTTCAGAAATTAATATTGGTGAATTAATAGAAAAAATAGAATCTCACTTCCATATCGTAGAATGTTTTGATCCATCCAAAAAAAGTTGCAAAATTTTAGGGGCCTGTTTCTTACGACCACTTTTAGCTGAAGCTACACAAAAATTTATTGAGACATTAAAACAAAAAACACTTGCTGATTTAGTAACAAACAATAATAAATTAAAAAGTATTATTACTAAATCTCAAGTTTGAGAAATATAATCACTAATAACTTGATGATTTAACATTTGATTGTAGTCAAACTTATCTATATTAACTCGTCTCAATAGACCTTTATCAAACTGACCAACTTCATTACAAATAGATAATAATTTAGATTTAGAATGAACGGAGAGCAAAATAGTAGCAGTTGAAAATTCTCGCAATAATATTTCGATAAGCCGTAGTTCAGATTCGTCAGTTAAAATAATATTATCAATTAACAAAATTCTGTTATTTTGCAATAGTGCCTTAGCTATTGAAAAGAAAATAGTTTCTCCCGCCCAAAGCATTTGCTTAGGAAGATCTTCAATTTTAGTATTCAAACCATTTCTTAATACAGCTATTGATTGCGCAACTCCCACTCTATTAAGTACTGACCAAATTTCTGAATCATCAAATAGCTCATCGGGATCTAAATTTTCTTTTAATGTTAAAAATGGGAATATTGAATTCATAGAGATATATGCAAACTTACTTCTAAGATCAAACGGATTCAGTTTTAAGATGTCCTCGTCATCAATGACGATTGATCCTGATTCAAAAGGAACAAATTGTAATATGCTAGCAAACAATGTTGAAATTTTATGTTGTCCTTTTTCTAAAATGAATCCAAATTTTGAACCACTTGGAATATA of Pigmentibacter sp. JX0631 contains these proteins:
- a CDS encoding 2Fe-2S iron-sulfur cluster binding domain-containing protein, with the translated sequence MPMVKFNSNNYQISPEQSVLDLLIQNNEDINYFCKSGLCQSCILEFNTGTPPQKSQIGLSEADKLQKKFLSCLCFPEEDISIKKCGEESKKYSTKILQKKLINNEVILLKLEKPKDYSFYPGQFLNIYKDTNCLRSYSIANLCDDKNEIELHIKHFLTGEMSNWIFNELNVGNEIYISQALGSCFFTSDALNKPMLFLGISTGVAPLLGICRQAIFQNHQKAIHFVQGGVNEKSLYANNFLNELKLIHNDFNLFSCCLNSAKNSNVLNFIEENYVDLENWKVYICGDSTFVKAAKELVFLQGANSQDIHSDSFLFKNN
- a CDS encoding group 1 truncated hemoglobin; the encoded protein is MTSYYELVGREAAMEKAVQIFYRKILKDPLIKHFFTDIDMNLQIKKQKAFFTLLFGGPNLYSGKDLTLGHAHLVKRGLNDSHFNAVANHLKETLEELQLSSEIMNDIMAKAEAARDAVLGRI
- a CDS encoding LysM peptidoglycan-binding domain-containing protein, giving the protein MIISKILKIILILLIYSKIYAKESICLHKVQKNENLINILRTYKNYPVYGENGSLKETLRLNKLTSQDPNLIYPNEILKIKNLNYNAKNQSNIISYVVNKQDTLFSILKKLKHFHNLDLQTALNETLKLNPQILNHESKGNLIYPNEVIYIKIQNIEFCMKNFETINNLEKSNLNDFHSKITNESKLEAENKNENKDESKEINEEKVLDIHSKFYAGLMQTYERLDIYDRLNNSNATLISHVAYGANFGWSQYFTNDFYANINGRIQSISFKPFTNINLMTNKVNIGNFEASLNYNFLDYFNLGIVGQNRYFVYSRSSAVTNIGSSNNISQYNLYLDPVQQYGLGGRLYAMLDLPYELNLNSHLMFLHFYPTNTNTYAVSRWNLFEYGINLNKSINIINFYLEINYTYGQQTTSLTNQKLQMLDGIIGVSIEFGKKVQKE
- a CDS encoding Maf family protein, which codes for MNSKQKNKLILASGSPRRKEMLTASGLEFLVIPANIDEIPKTNESGKDYVKRNAFEKALAVTKQVSPNDIILSADTIVVTKNDVILEKPLSEEHAENMLKMLSNESHLVYTGYTLMQNGTELISRVIETIVTFRKISADEIQAYIASKEPFDKAGGYGIQGKAMGFVTNVNGSYTNVIGLPLAEVLVDLTNFAGIKPFAIK
- a CDS encoding Rrf2 family transcriptional regulator codes for the protein MQLTLQSDYTLRVLIYISYHQEKIVTIDQIADFYEISAHHLTRIIHKLGELGYITTIRGKGGGFLLAKKPSEINIGELIEKIESHFHIVECFDPSKKSCKILGACFLRPLLAEATQKFIETLKQKTLADLVTNNNKLKSIITKSQV
- a CDS encoding Hpt domain-containing protein, whose product is MFFLKSIPELRSPEQSDSNLAEELKNEATELYERLATLCQGFQEHLIANEDVPLEESQELFRTLHTLKGLSQMANLLEMVAMAHAVEDYIEFVRSEKVKLTKEIIELVSDAQNVFEQVYKAYPKPIDPDVLMEAERLVHEFHAKSDIVKNGGTPAPSSAPAGNSSAPTGNLEAGAFSAEENAAFQKFSTRTEKVFAVHLKDGSYKSIDELKSGKHADNISRVGDFIVFRVSGEHALIVFAAELEAATLKGVVEADVVDLDKKDPSCLKKLGPPWDSLVFAGGGDAPAAAEPAKEASSAPPAAAPAPAAAGGGGHGGGEEEEPEEDFDTKNLAGGDGFEKPDLDPEMLQDFLSNADELIENLSNSMLELEGNPESKDAVESIFRSAHTIKGTSGMFGFRAIEKLTHKMENLFDRIRKGTLKVSPALMDGLFFGLDRIRIMFESIKKNQSSEMPINDALSKLRLAVLGTGGAPAKKAEGGTPAAPAAPATPAAPAAPAAPAAPATPAAPAAAKPAGDKDKKKPEEKKADEAGGTIRVDLKRLDSLVNLVGELVIDRTRFARIEEELRGNGNSELGHSMSESVLLFGRHMNEVQSIIMKIRMVPVGNAFYKFTRVVRDLCRQLGKEMDLHIIGGETELDKTLVEEIGDPLVHLIRNSVDHGVEMPDVREQVGKPRKGNIHLKASQDGNMIVITIQDDGKGLQIDKIRNKAIERGIIKEADHMTNKEIFSLIFESGFSTAEKVTNISGRGVGMDVVKKSIVKLKGIIELDSELGKGTTTTIKLPLTLAIIPSLMVETKGESYAIPLVNVIESIRIRPEEVQKMGSADFVKLRDRVLPLLKLADVFDLHAMNDLMWYSVADIQRIKHHNEGENNDKPNEEKSVEIKQSNSNQSFSFRMRHSKPRIIFVVVGVGEKRVGVVVDQLQGQQEIVIKSLGRLMGKRRGVAGGCVLGNGRVALVLDVGEIIDDFSQTKSGYQNRAAVAS
- a CDS encoding YggS family pyridoxal phosphate-dependent enzyme, whose protein sequence is MNNFIESNLNNFKTNLTNIATKYKRNIDEITIIAVSKYQDCNKINSAYSSGQINFGENYIQEWQEKVKFFQNSLPNLKWHLIGNLQKNKAKYLTDKVFCLQSLDSIDLAKEIEKKGKFEQKLKVLIQLQIDKNDQNKSGITIEQAKLLRDYIWKSSKISFAGFMGIGPLDIEINKRKELYYSFIDNAYNLWKETNSINTQPILSLGMSSDYETAIECGSNMLRIGTAIFGERNKN